From a single Arachis duranensis voucher Yi14725-KUN plastid, complete genome genomic region:
- the ndhF gene encoding NADH-plastoquinone oxidoreductase subunit 5 — protein MEYTHQSLWIIPFIPLPVPMLIGAGLLFFPTATKNLRRRWAFLSILLLGIVMLFSVALSIDQINNNKSFIYQYVWSWTINNDLSLEFGYLIDSLTLIMLILITTVGILVLIYSDNYMSHDQGYLRFFAYMSFFNASMLGLVTSSNLIQIYIFWELVGMCSYLLIGFWFTRPIAANACQKAFVTNRVGDFGLLLGILGLYWITGSLEFRDLFQIFNNLIFNNYLNVFFVSLCALLLFCGSVAKSAQFPLHVWLPDAMEGPTPISALIHAATMVAAGIFLVARLLPLFIAIPTIMNGIAFIGIITLFFGATLAIAQKDIKRNLAYSTMSQLGYMMLALGMGSSRAALFHLITHAYSKALLFLGSGSIIHSMETIVGYSPEKSQNMVLMGGLTKHTPITKTAFLIGTLSLCGIPPFACFWSKDLILNDSWLYSPIFSILAYFTAGLTAFYMFRIYLLVFEGYFNVHFQNINGKKKNSLYSISLWGKERKQNVKKKIYLIDLLTLINNDQKFLFFNKRAYFHRINQNVKSITRLLIDTTHFDTKNPSPFYPHESTNTMLFSMFILVLFTLLVGVIGISFSQEGTNLDILSKLLIPSIDLLHQNFPNSFDWFEFLTNATFSVSLSFFGIFIASFIYKPVYSALQNLNLKNIFEKNVRKTKILEKIINAIYDWSSNRGYLDAFFGSFFITNVRKLAKINHFIDRQVIDAIPNGIGILSFFMGEAIKYIGGGRISSYIYILLSFLFILLVICSLFLFFY, from the coding sequence ATGGAATATACACATCAATCTTTATGGATCATACCTTTCATTCCACTTCCAGTTCCTATGTTGATAGGGGCGGGACTTCTATTTTTTCCCACAGCAACAAAAAATCTTCGACGTAGGTGGGCTTTTCTCAGTATTTTATTGTTAGGTATAGTTATGCTTTTTTCCGTCGCGCTGTCGATCGATCAAATCAATAACAATAAGAGTTTCATCTATCAATATGTGTGGTCTTGGACTATAAATAATGATCTTTCTTTAGAATTTGGTTACTTGATCGATTCACTTACCCTTATTATGTTAATATTAATCACTACTGTTGGCATTTTGGTTCTTATTTATAGTGATAATTATATGTCTCACGATCAAGGATATTTGAGATTTTTTGCTTATATGAGTTTTTTTAATGCTTCAATGTTGGGATTAGTTACTAGTTCGAATTTGATCCAAATTTATATCTTTTGGGAATTAGTTGGAATGTGTTCTTATCTATTAATAGGTTTTTGGTTTACACGTCCTATTGCAGCAAATGCTTGTCAAAAGGCATTTGTAACTAATCGTGTAGGGGATTTTGGTTTATTATTAGGTATTTTAGGTCTTTATTGGATAACGGGTAGTTTGGAATTTCGGGATTTGTTTCAAATATTCAATAACTTGATTTTTAATAATTATCTTAATGTTTTTTTTGTTTCTTTGTGTGCCCTATTGTTATTTTGCGGTTCCGTAGCTAAATCTGCCCAATTTCCCCTTCATGTATGGTTACCGGATGCTATGGAGGGGCCTACTCCAATTTCTGCTCTTATACATGCTGCTACTATGGTAGCGGCGGGAATTTTTCTTGTAGCTAGACTTCTTCCTCTTTTCATAGCTATACCTACCATAATGAATGGAATAGCTTTCATTGGTATAATAACATTATTTTTTGGAGCTACTTTAGCTATTGCTCAAAAAGATATTAAGAGAAATTTGGCCTATTCTACAATGTCTCAATTGGGTTATATGATGTTAGCTCTAGGTATGGGATCTTCCCGAGCTGCTCTATTTCATTTAATTACTCATGCTTATTCAAAAGCATTGTTGTTCTTAGGATCTGGATCAATTATTCATTCAATGGAAACTATTGTTGGATATTCTCCAGAAAAAAGTCAAAATATGGTTCTTATGGGCGGGTTAACAAAACATACGCCAATTACAAAAACAGCTTTTTTAATAGGTACGCTCTCTCTTTGTGGTATTCCACCCTTTGCTTGTTTTTGGTCCAAAGATCTGATTCTTAATGATAGTTGGTTGTATTCGCCAATTTTTTCAATATTAGCTTATTTTACAGCTGGATTAACCGCATTTTATATGTTTCGCATCTATTTACTTGTTTTTGAAGGATATTTCAATGTTCATTTTCAAAATATCAATGGCAAAAAAAAGAATTCATTATATTCAATATCTTTGTGGGGTAAAGAAAGAAAACAAAACGTAAAAAAAAAAATTTATTTAATAGATTTATTAACATTAATAAATAATGACCAGAAATTTCTTTTTTTTAACAAGAGGGCATATTTCCATAGAATTAATCAAAATGTCAAAAGCATAACACGTCTTCTTATTGATACTACTCATTTTGATACTAAAAACCCTTCTCCTTTCTATCCTCATGAATCCACCAATACTATGCTTTTTTCTATGTTTATATTAGTATTATTTACTTTGTTGGTTGGAGTAATAGGAATCTCTTTTAGCCAAGAAGGAACAAATTTGGATATATTATCCAAATTGTTAATCCCTTCTATAGACCTGTTGCATCAAAATTTTCCAAATTCTTTCGATTGGTTTGAATTTTTAACAAATGCAACTTTTTCGGTGAGTCTGTCTTTTTTCGGAATATTTATAGCGTCTTTTATCTATAAGCCCGTTTATTCGGCTTTACAAAATTTGAACTTAAAAAATATATTTGAAAAAAATGTTCGTAAAACAAAAATTCTAGAAAAGATAATCAATGCCATATATGATTGGTCATCTAATCGTGGTTATCTGGATGCTTTTTTTGGAAGTTTTTTCATTACAAATGTAAGAAAATTAGCTAAAATAAATCATTTTATTGATAGACAAGTAATTGATGCAATTCCAAATGGAATTGGTATCTTAAGTTTTTTTATGGGAGAGGCTATAAAATATATTGGGGGTGGACGAATTTCTTCATATATATATATATTATTATCTTTTTTATTCATTCTTTTAGTAATTTGCTCTCTTTTTTTATTTTTTTACTAA
- the rpl32 gene encoding ribosomal protein L32, with product MAVPKKRTSRSKKKIRKTLWKRRGFWTALKAYSLAQSISTGNSKSFFV from the coding sequence ATGGCAGTTCCAAAGAAACGCACCTCGAGATCCAAAAAAAAAATCCGAAAAACTCTTTGGAAAAGGAGAGGTTTTTGGACAGCATTGAAAGCTTATTCATTAGCGCAATCAATTTCTACGGGAAATTCAAAAAGTTTTTTTGTATAA
- the ccsA gene encoding cytochrome c heme attachment protein, with product MIFSTLEHILTHISFSVVSIVISTHLITLLVNEILGFHDSSKNGMIISFFCITGLLITRWILSGHLPFSDLYESLIFLSWGFSILHIVFCFKKHKNDFSAIIAPSVIFTQGFATSGVLTEMHQSAILVPALQSHWLMMHVSMMIFGYAALLCGSLLSVGILVITFGEVIQILGKSNNLYFLNESFSFVEIQYMNRNERNNVLQKTFFSSSRNYYRSQFIQQLDRWSYRIISLGFLFLTIGILSGAVWANEAWGSYWNWDPKETWAFITWTIFAIYLHTRKNTKLESVNSSIAASLGFLIIWICYLGINLLGIGLHSYGSFTSN from the coding sequence ATGATATTTTCAACTTTAGAGCATATATTAACTCATATATCGTTTTCGGTCGTATCAATTGTAATTTCAACTCATTTGATAACTCTATTAGTCAATGAAATCTTAGGATTTCATGATTCGTCCAAAAATGGTATGATAATAAGCTTTTTCTGTATAACGGGATTGTTAATTACTCGTTGGATTTTGTCGGGACATTTACCATTTAGTGATTTATATGAATCATTAATCTTTCTTTCCTGGGGTTTTTCTATTTTGCATATAGTTTTTTGTTTTAAAAAGCATAAAAACGATTTTAGTGCAATAATCGCACCGAGTGTTATTTTTACCCAAGGCTTTGCTACTTCGGGTGTTTTAACCGAAATGCATCAATCTGCAATATTAGTACCCGCTTTACAATCTCATTGGTTAATGATGCACGTAAGTATGATGATATTTGGCTATGCAGCTCTTTTATGTGGATCGTTATTATCTGTAGGAATTTTAGTTATTACATTTGGAGAAGTCATACAAATTTTGGGTAAAAGCAATAATTTGTATTTTTTAAATGAATCCTTTTCTTTTGTTGAGATCCAATACATGAATAGGAATGAAAGAAACAATGTTTTACAAAAAACTTTTTTTTCTTCTTCTAGAAATTATTACAGGTCTCAGTTTATTCAACAACTCGATCGTTGGAGTTATCGTATTATTAGTCTGGGTTTTCTCTTTTTAACGATAGGTATTCTGTCAGGAGCAGTATGGGCTAATGAGGCATGGGGATCATATTGGAATTGGGATCCCAAGGAAACTTGGGCCTTTATTACTTGGACCATATTTGCGATTTATTTACATACTCGAAAAAATACGAAATTAGAAAGTGTAAATTCTTCAATAGCGGCCTCTCTGGGCTTTCTTATAATTTGGATATGTTATTTAGGAATCAATCTATTAGGTATAGGATTACACAGTTATGGTTCATTTACATCTAATTGA
- the ndhD gene encoding NADH-plastoquinone oxidoreductase subunit 4 — protein MNYFPWLTIVVLLPIAGGSLIFLFPHRGNKVIKWYTICICLIDLLITAYAFCYHFQLDDPLIQLTENYKWINFFDFYWRFGIDGLSIGPILLTGFITTIATLAAQPVTRESRLFHFLMLAMYSGQIGPFSCQDILLFFIMWELELIPVYILLSMWGGKKRLYSATKFILYTAGSSIFLLMGILGIGLYSSNEPTLNFETLTNQSYPGVLEIIFYMGFLFTFAVKLPIIPLHTWLPDTHGEAHYSTCMLLAGILLKMGAYGLVRINMELLPHAHSIFSPWLMLLGSIQIIYAASTSLGQRNLKKRIAYSSVSHMGFIIIGIGSISDTGLNGAILQIISHGFIGAALFFLAGTGYDRLRLLYLDQMGGMAIPMPKIFTVFSILSMASLALPGMSGFVAELMIFFGILTSQKYLLMTKILIILLNTIGMILTPIYSLSMLRQMFYGYKLFNTPNSYFFDSGPRELFISISILIPVIGIGIYPDFIFSFSVDKVEAILSNFF, from the coding sequence ACGAATTATTTTCCTTGGTTAACAATAGTTGTACTTTTACCAATAGCCGGGGGTTCCTTAATATTCTTATTTCCTCATCGAGGAAATAAGGTAATTAAGTGGTATACAATTTGCATATGTTTAATCGATCTGCTGATAACAGCCTATGCATTTTGTTATCATTTCCAATTGGATGATCCATTAATCCAACTGACAGAAAATTATAAATGGATTAATTTTTTTGATTTTTACTGGAGATTCGGAATAGATGGACTCTCTATAGGACCCATTTTATTGACGGGATTTATTACCACTATAGCTACTTTAGCGGCTCAACCGGTTACTCGAGAATCCCGATTATTCCATTTCCTGATGCTAGCAATGTACAGCGGTCAAATAGGACCTTTTTCTTGTCAAGACATTTTACTCTTTTTCATCATGTGGGAATTGGAATTAATTCCAGTTTATATACTTTTATCCATGTGGGGGGGAAAGAAACGTTTGTATTCAGCTACAAAGTTTATTTTATACACTGCGGGAAGCTCTATTTTTTTATTAATGGGAATTCTAGGTATCGGTTTATATAGTTCTAATGAACCGACATTAAATTTTGAAACATTAACTAATCAATCGTATCCTGGGGTGCTCGAAATAATATTTTATATGGGATTTCTTTTTACTTTTGCTGTAAAATTGCCGATTATACCCTTACATACATGGTTACCGGACACCCACGGAGAGGCACATTACAGCACTTGTATGCTTTTAGCCGGAATCTTATTAAAAATGGGCGCATATGGATTGGTTCGAATTAATATGGAATTATTACCTCACGCTCATTCCATATTTTCCCCCTGGTTAATGTTATTAGGTTCAATTCAAATAATCTATGCAGCTTCAACATCTCTTGGTCAACGTAATTTAAAGAAAAGAATAGCTTATTCCTCGGTATCTCATATGGGTTTCATAATTATTGGAATTGGTTCTATAAGTGATACGGGGCTCAACGGGGCCATTTTACAAATTATCTCTCATGGATTTATTGGTGCTGCGCTTTTTTTCTTGGCGGGAACAGGTTATGATAGACTACGTCTTCTTTATCTTGACCAAATGGGTGGAATGGCTATCCCAATGCCCAAAATATTCACAGTTTTCAGTATCTTATCAATGGCTTCTCTTGCATTGCCAGGCATGAGCGGTTTTGTTGCAGAATTGATGATTTTTTTTGGAATACTAACCAGTCAAAAATATCTTTTAATGACAAAAATACTAATAATTTTATTAAACACAATTGGAATGATATTAACTCCTATTTATTCATTATCCATGTTACGGCAGATGTTCTATGGATACAAGCTTTTTAATACACCAAACTCGTATTTTTTTGATTCTGGTCCGCGAGAATTATTTATTTCGATTTCTATCCTTATACCCGTAATAGGTATTGGTATTTATCCAGATTTTATTTTCTCATTCTCGGTTGACAAGGTTGAAGCCATTCTATCGAATTTTTTCTAA
- the psaC gene encoding photosystem I subunit VII, protein MSHSVKIYDTCIGCTQCVRACPTDVLEMIPWDGCKAKQIASAPRTEDCVGCKRCESACPTDFLSVRVYLWHETTRSMGLAY, encoded by the coding sequence ATGTCACATTCAGTAAAGATTTATGATACATGTATAGGATGTACTCAATGTGTCCGAGCCTGCCCCACCGATGTATTAGAAATGATACCTTGGGACGGGTGTAAAGCTAAGCAAATAGCTTCTGCCCCAAGAACGGAGGACTGTGTCGGTTGTAAGAGGTGTGAATCCGCCTGTCCTACAGATTTCTTAAGTGTTCGAGTTTATTTGTGGCATGAAACAACTCGAAGCATGGGTCTAGCTTATTGA
- the ndhE gene encoding NdhE, protein MMLEDGLVLSAYLFSIGIYGLITSRNMVRALMCLELILNAVNINFVTFSDFFDSRQLKGNIFSIFVIAIAAAEAAIGPAIVSSIYRNRKSTRINQSNLLNN, encoded by the coding sequence ATGATGCTCGAAGATGGACTTGTTTTGAGTGCCTATTTATTTTCTATCGGTATCTATGGATTGATCACGAGCCGAAATATGGTTAGAGCCCTTATGTGTCTTGAACTTATACTGAATGCAGTTAATATAAATTTCGTAACCTTTTCTGATTTTTTTGATAGTCGCCAATTAAAGGGAAATATTTTTTCTATTTTTGTTATTGCCATTGCAGCCGCTGAAGCTGCTATCGGACCGGCTATTGTTTCTTCAATTTATCGTAACAGAAAATCAACTCGTATCAATCAATCGAACTTGTTGAATAACTAG
- the ndhG gene encoding NdhG → MDLPEPLHDFLLVFLGSCLVLGSLGVVFFTNPIFSAFSLGLVLVCISLFYILSNSHFVAAAQLLIYVGAINVLILFAVMFMNGSEYHQDSHLFTVGGGITLMVCTSIFVSLITTIPDTSWYGLIWTTRPNQIIEQDLISTSQQIGVHLSTDFFLPFELISIILLAALIGAIVVARQ, encoded by the coding sequence ATGGATTTGCCTGAACCACTACATGATTTTCTTTTAGTCTTTTTGGGATCATGTCTTGTATTAGGAAGTTTAGGAGTAGTATTTTTTACCAACCCCATCTTTTCTGCTTTTTCATTGGGACTAGTTCTTGTTTGTATATCTTTATTTTATATTTTATCAAACTCCCATTTTGTAGCTGCCGCACAACTACTTATTTACGTGGGAGCTATAAACGTTTTAATCCTCTTTGCTGTGATGTTCATGAATGGTTCGGAATATCACCAAGATTCTCATCTTTTTACCGTTGGGGGTGGAATTACTTTGATGGTTTGTACAAGTATTTTTGTTTCACTAATAACTACTATTCCAGATACATCATGGTACGGGCTTATTTGGACTACAAGACCAAATCAGATTATAGAGCAAGATTTGATAAGTACTAGTCAACAAATTGGAGTTCATTTATCAACAGATTTTTTTCTTCCATTTGAACTAATTTCAATAATTCTCTTAGCTGCTTTGATAGGTGCAATTGTCGTGGCTCGCCAGTAA
- the ndhI gene encoding NdhI translates to MFLMVTGFMNYGQQTIRAARYIGQSFMITLSHANRLPVTIQYPYEKLITSERFRGRIHFEFDKCIACEVCVRVCPIDLPVVDWKLETDIRKKRLLNYSIDFGICIFCGNCVEYCPTNCLSMTEEYELSVYDRHELNYNQIALGRLPMSVIDDYTIRTILNKKK, encoded by the coding sequence ATGTTCCTTATGGTAACTGGATTCATGAATTATGGTCAACAAACAATCCGAGCTGCAAGATACATTGGTCAAAGTTTCATGATTACCTTATCCCACGCAAATCGTTTACCCGTAACTATTCAATATCCTTATGAAAAATTAATTACATCAGAACGTTTCCGCGGTCGAATCCATTTTGAATTTGATAAATGCATTGCTTGTGAAGTATGTGTTCGTGTATGTCCTATAGATTTACCCGTTGTTGATTGGAAACTGGAAACAGATATTCGAAAGAAACGTTTGCTTAATTACAGTATTGATTTCGGAATTTGTATATTTTGTGGTAATTGTGTTGAGTATTGTCCAACAAATTGTTTATCAATGACTGAAGAATATGAACTTTCAGTTTATGATCGTCATGAATTGAATTATAATCAAATTGCTTTAGGCCGATTACCAATGTCAGTAATTGATGATTATACAATTCGAACTATTCTAAATAAAAAAAAATAG
- the ndhA gene encoding NdhA has protein sequence MIIDTTEVQDINSFFRLESLKEVYGILWVFAPIFTLVLGITISVLAIVWLEREISAGIQQRIGPEYAGPLGVLQALADGTKLLFKESLIPSRGDTRLFSIGPSISVISIIISYSVIPFGYNFVLSDLNIGVFLWISISSIAPIGLLMSGYGSNNKYSFLGGLRAAAQSISYEIPLTLCVLSISLLTNSLSTVDIVDAQSKYGFLGWNLWRQPIGFVVFLISSLAECERLPFDLPEAEEELVAGYQTEYSGIKFGLFYVASYLNLLISSLFVTVLYLGGSNISIPYLLISESFEITKAYGVFGTTIDIFITLAKTYLFLFLSITARWTLPRLRMDQLLNLGWKFLLPISLGNLLLTTSSQLFSL, from the exons ATGATTATTGATACAACAGAAGTACAAGATATCAATTCTTTTTTCAGATTGGAATCTTTAAAGGAGGTCTATGGAATTCTATGGGTATTTGCCCCTATCTTTACTCTTGTATTGGGAATCACCATAAGTGTACTAGCAATTGTATGGTTAGAAAGAGAAATATCCGCAGGTATACAACAGCGGATTGGACCTGAATACGCGGGTCCTTTGGGAGTTCTTCAAGCTCTAGCAGATGGAACAAAACTACTTTTCAAAGAGAGTCTTATTCCATCTAGGGGAGATACTCGTTTATTCAGTATCGGACCATCCATATCAGTTATATCCATTATAATAAGCTATTCGGTAATTCCTTTTGGATATAATTTTGTTTTATCCGATCTCAATATCGGTGTTTTTTTATGGATTTCTATTTCGAGTATTGCTCCGATTGGACTTCTTATGTCAGGATATGGATCAAATAATAAATATTCCTTTTTGGGTGGTCTACGAGCTGCTGCTCAATCGATTAGTTATGAAATACCATTAACTCTATGTGTGTTATCAATATCTCTAC TAACTAATAGTTTAAGTACAGTTGATATAGTTGATGCACAATCAAAATATGGTTTTTTGGGGTGGAATTTGTGGCGGCAACCTATAGGTTTCGTCGTTTTTCTAATTTCTTCCCTAGCAGAATGTGAAAGATTACCTTTTGATTTACCAGAAGCGGAAGAAGAATTAGTAGCGGGTTATCAAACCGAATATTCGGGTATCAAATTTGGTTTATTTTATGTTGCTTCCTATTTAAACCTATTAATTTCTTCATTATTTGTAACAGTTCTTTACTTGGGCGGTTCAAATATCTCTATTCCGTACCTATTAATTTCTGAGTCTTTTGAAATAACTAAAGCATATGGAGTTTTTGGAACTACAATTGATATCTTTATCACATTAGCTAAAACTTATTTGTTTTTGTTCCTTTCTATCACAGCAAGATGGACTTTGCCTAGGCTAAGAATGGACCAATTATTAAATCTTGGGTGGAAATTTCTTTTACCTATTTCTCTCGGCAATCTATTATTAACAACTTCGTCTCAACTATTTTCACTGTAA
- the ndhH gene encoding NdhH, with the protein MNGTAKRKDLMVVNMGPHHPSMHGVLRLIVTLDGEDVIDCEPLLGYLHRGMEKIAENRTIIQYLPYVTRWDYLATMFTEAITVNGPEQLGNIQVPQRASYIRVIMLELSRIASHLLWLGPFMADIGAQTPFFYIFRERELIYDLFEAATGMRMMHNLFRIGGVAADLPYGWIDKCLDFCDYFLTGVVEYQKLITRNPIFLERVEGIGIVSGKEVINWGLSGPMLRASGIQWDLRKVENYECYGEFDWDVQWQKEGDSLARYLVRIGEMVESIKIIQQALEGIPGGPYENLEFRYFDREREPEWNDFEYRFISKKPSPTFELPKQELYVRVEAPKGELGIFLIGDQNVFPWRWKIRPPGFINLQILPQLVKRMKLADIMTILGSIDIIMGEVDR; encoded by the coding sequence ATGAATGGGACAGCTAAAAGAAAAGATCTCATGGTAGTCAATATGGGACCTCACCACCCATCAATGCATGGTGTTCTTCGACTTATTGTTACTCTAGATGGTGAGGATGTTATTGATTGTGAACCATTATTGGGTTATTTACACAGAGGGATGGAAAAAATTGCGGAAAATCGAACAATTATACAATATCTGCCTTATGTAACACGTTGGGATTATTTAGCTACGATGTTCACAGAAGCAATAACCGTAAACGGACCAGAACAGTTGGGAAATATTCAAGTACCCCAAAGAGCCAGCTATATTCGAGTAATTATGTTGGAATTGAGTCGTATAGCTTCTCACCTATTATGGCTGGGACCTTTTATGGCGGATATTGGTGCACAAACCCCTTTCTTCTATATTTTTAGAGAAAGAGAATTAATATATGATCTATTCGAAGCTGCGACAGGTATGAGAATGATGCATAATCTTTTCCGTATCGGGGGAGTCGCGGCCGATCTACCTTATGGTTGGATAGATAAATGTTTGGATTTCTGCGATTATTTTTTAACAGGGGTTGTTGAATATCAAAAACTTATTACGCGAAATCCCATTTTTTTAGAACGGGTTGAGGGGATAGGCATTGTTAGTGGAAAGGAAGTAATTAATTGGGGTTTATCAGGACCGATGCTTCGGGCTTCCGGAATACAATGGGATCTGCGTAAAGTTGAAAATTATGAGTGTTATGGGGAATTTGATTGGGACGTTCAATGGCAAAAAGAAGGAGATTCATTAGCTCGTTATTTAGTTCGAATTGGTGAAATGGTGGAATCCATAAAAATTATTCAACAGGCTTTGGAAGGAATTCCCGGCGGACCGTATGAGAATTTAGAATTCCGTTACTTTGATAGGGAAAGGGAACCAGAATGGAATGATTTTGAATATCGATTCATTAGTAAAAAACCGTCTCCGACTTTTGAATTGCCGAAACAAGAACTTTATGTAAGAGTTGAAGCCCCCAAAGGAGAATTGGGGATTTTTCTAATAGGAGATCAGAATGTTTTTCCTTGGAGATGGAAAATTCGTCCACCCGGTTTTATCAATTTGCAAATTCTTCCTCAATTAGTTAAAAGAATGAAATTGGCCGATATTATGACAATACTAGGTAGTATAGATATCATTATGGGAGAAGTTGATCGTTGA
- the rps15 gene encoding ribosomal protein S15, which translates to MVKNFFLPGFSQEKKEKNPGSVEFQVFNFTNKIRRLTSHLELHRKDYLSQRGLQKILGKRQRLLSYLSNKNRIRYNKLINQLDIRESIIR; encoded by the coding sequence ATGGTAAAAAATTTTTTTCTACCAGGATTTTCACAAGAAAAAAAAGAAAAAAACCCCGGCTCGGTTGAATTTCAAGTATTCAATTTCACCAATAAGATACGAAGACTTACCTCACATTTGGAATTGCACCGAAAAGATTATTTATCTCAAAGAGGTTTACAAAAAATTTTGGGAAAACGACAACGGCTACTATCTTATTTGTCAAATAAAAATAGAATACGCTATAACAAATTAATAAATCAATTGGATATTCGGGAGTCAATAATTCGTTAA